Proteins encoded together in one Gemmatimonadota bacterium window:
- a CDS encoding C25 family cysteine peptidase, protein MIRKSSALFAAFLPVLIAALLPADALASSLHARVRFDPSDLSVQEAPHGSRADLSGAIEVGGEDAPVLPMAVRVFYVPEGQEVTGVTVTPGAEVLLEGVSLRAPIASAAEESGRTVHRAFPAGARGDGGGMVPERAGVSLGGGNMAGHRLHTVALFPVRWSPADGSVRFTRTFDVELQLRPSGTLPGLARSRPLGGVAGRSMAAGLSGMVANPADLPVSVLLPESSPHPTGLSGRGLPGSIGSFVEMVIVTTDSLAPSFQELADWKTAKGVPAVVRTVEWIEANYPGGHDLPERIRLFLRDAHSRWGTGLALLGGDYALVPPRAAFNRFYYGGSEIPTDQYYACLDGDWNGDGDEYYGEGEYNSDPGDSVDLFPDIFVGRAPVQSVAEVNNFVAKSRLYATGPPAGYVEDHTVFGEVLFPSDWEYGDSQSIITLDGKALAQAMDSHVAPSWARTKLYQSDGGLNRDLALAQLSRGPHMLTIMGHGDAFKFSVGDSPNPLIYVADTDSLTNWPHLTMVMATACNPNQFDLECQGESLMNNPTGGAVCVVGPTRVDFPVSSSAFHEGMYRLMFDHGVTGLGAANQMHRIPYAAISVSDATSDRWTLLTKILMGDPELSLWTREPQDLVVTHAGAVTHGLTSLTVSVADTTGTPLADALVCVSGPGGTYGRAVTDVSGQAALDLSAGDTDSLSVVVTLPEYLPYVGSTLITPAAGALLALSSHETDDDSTGGSSGNGDGTIDAGETVELDLLLANDGGANASAVSVAASVEAGSSATFDLFVNGIRNPAAVFIGPDRVNPPAVPFTIDFAAPFAPTEGKPSFVFTAHATAGDVGVFLWQDDSGWHLEWGTGMSSMTVAGMMQTDGRFRSVAPTKLEDGADGITLNPTSTQVNFAGTVDSDDLADAFDFSMADSTMLSVVSASASVGTVAAGGTGSGTVSVGVSGAARAGQVAYVDLEISSASGGPWSASIPVVFAGPALSAFVIAVDDSSGAPVSGDGDGIVEVGETVRLTTRVANRGNGAADGVTGVVSAATGIAFVDSTDSFGAIAAGEEASGVGGFLFTVTDPSGVSVDLSITDSVGRAWDKTVEFVAPSAPTDLSFTSTESVITLTWEASADADLAGYNLYRSPTSGSGFDRVHFDLLRTGTRFVDAGLSLSSAFYYRVAAVDSSGNESAASDELFTWTTQRQLPGWPQNAGSNVFASILSGDSDGDGDGEVFVGSQNFSLHAWNSDGTVISGFPVSTSNQIWGTPAMADLDGDNDQEILWGSMDTRVYLVHHDGSPVFGSSALFVDLPLAGEMVRSTPCFADVDLDSELEFIVGTGIGTLYGFNHDGTTMGDSTGLIYTASPGNSSARIWGPMPVVDLEDDGSMEIVFASWNNKVYAIDSDGNLKPGFPRSGTSDFRSGAVVADLDVDGTMEILAGSIDRNLYVFDHDGGDYLPGGSFHLFPGDLRSVPAIGQLDADPELEIVVSCMDGHLYAYNHDGTGLLNPNGLFASIDSASAISASPILVDVDGDLDFEVFVGHRNGSFYGFHHDGTGLVGMPVPTASSIYATASASDLDGDGDIEVVFASYDQTVNVLDFDGPSVPEAYEWATYAGNSRRTGVYGDSDLSETGVGVGMSASPAFALSAAVPNPFHRATTIRFALPENGPATLRVFNVSGQLVKTLVTAPMERGDHSVRWDGRDATGLRLSSGVYFYRLDSAGLTKTRKTLLLR, encoded by the coding sequence GTGATCCGGAAGTCCTCTGCGTTGTTCGCCGCCTTCCTGCCTGTTCTGATCGCTGCGTTGCTTCCCGCGGATGCCCTTGCGTCCAGCCTCCACGCGCGCGTGCGGTTCGACCCGTCCGACCTTTCCGTACAGGAGGCGCCGCACGGTTCCCGCGCGGACCTTTCCGGAGCAATAGAAGTGGGTGGGGAGGATGCCCCTGTCCTCCCCATGGCGGTTCGTGTGTTCTATGTGCCGGAAGGTCAGGAAGTCACAGGAGTGACGGTGACCCCCGGTGCGGAGGTTCTACTGGAGGGGGTCTCTCTCCGCGCTCCGATCGCCTCCGCGGCGGAGGAGTCGGGGAGAACAGTCCACCGGGCATTCCCGGCGGGCGCGCGCGGCGACGGTGGCGGGATGGTGCCGGAACGGGCGGGCGTGTCGCTCGGCGGCGGGAACATGGCCGGGCATCGCCTTCACACGGTGGCGCTCTTCCCGGTGCGATGGTCTCCCGCGGACGGTTCCGTTCGCTTTACCCGCACCTTTGATGTGGAACTGCAGCTTCGCCCGTCCGGAACACTCCCGGGACTGGCGCGAAGCCGCCCGCTGGGAGGGGTTGCGGGGCGCAGCATGGCGGCCGGACTTTCCGGCATGGTGGCAAATCCCGCCGACCTTCCCGTGAGTGTCCTCCTTCCGGAGAGTTCGCCGCATCCGACCGGGCTTTCCGGGAGGGGACTCCCGGGGAGCATCGGGAGTTTCGTGGAGATGGTGATCGTGACCACGGATTCGCTGGCCCCTTCATTCCAGGAACTTGCGGACTGGAAGACCGCGAAAGGGGTTCCCGCGGTCGTTCGCACCGTCGAGTGGATCGAAGCGAACTACCCCGGCGGGCATGACCTCCCAGAGAGGATTCGCCTCTTCCTGCGGGATGCGCACTCCCGGTGGGGAACAGGACTCGCTCTCCTCGGAGGAGATTACGCGCTGGTTCCGCCCCGGGCAGCCTTCAACCGGTTCTACTACGGCGGTTCGGAGATCCCGACGGATCAGTACTACGCCTGTCTGGACGGAGACTGGAACGGGGACGGAGATGAATACTACGGTGAGGGAGAGTACAACTCGGACCCTGGAGATTCCGTAGACCTGTTCCCGGACATTTTCGTGGGAAGGGCTCCGGTGCAAAGTGTCGCGGAGGTGAACAACTTCGTTGCGAAGTCGCGCCTTTATGCAACGGGGCCGCCCGCCGGGTATGTCGAGGATCACACGGTGTTCGGGGAAGTGCTGTTTCCGTCGGACTGGGAGTACGGCGACTCTCAGTCGATCATCACGCTGGACGGGAAGGCGCTTGCTCAGGCAATGGACAGCCATGTCGCGCCGTCGTGGGCCAGGACGAAGCTCTATCAGAGCGACGGCGGTCTCAACCGGGATCTCGCGCTGGCACAGTTGTCGCGCGGCCCGCATATGCTCACGATCATGGGACACGGAGATGCGTTCAAGTTCTCGGTGGGGGATTCGCCCAATCCGCTCATCTATGTGGCGGATACGGATTCGCTCACGAACTGGCCCCACCTCACGATGGTCATGGCGACTGCATGCAATCCGAATCAGTTCGATCTGGAGTGTCAGGGCGAAAGCCTGATGAACAACCCCACCGGCGGAGCGGTTTGCGTGGTCGGCCCCACGAGAGTGGACTTCCCGGTCTCCTCTTCGGCGTTCCACGAGGGCATGTACCGGCTCATGTTCGACCACGGAGTCACGGGGCTTGGCGCGGCGAACCAGATGCATCGGATTCCGTATGCGGCGATTTCCGTGTCGGATGCCACATCAGATCGGTGGACCCTCCTGACGAAGATCCTCATGGGCGACCCGGAGCTGAGTCTCTGGACGCGGGAACCACAGGATCTTGTGGTGACCCACGCGGGTGCGGTGACGCATGGCCTGACTTCTCTCACGGTGTCCGTGGCGGATACCACCGGCACTCCTCTGGCCGATGCGCTGGTCTGCGTAAGCGGCCCGGGCGGCACCTACGGCCGCGCTGTCACGGATGTCAGCGGACAGGCGGCGCTGGATCTATCGGCGGGCGACACGGATTCCCTGTCGGTGGTGGTGACGCTTCCCGAGTATCTCCCGTATGTCGGGTCGACGCTGATCACTCCCGCGGCGGGCGCATTGCTGGCGCTCTCGTCGCACGAGACGGATGACGACTCCACCGGTGGATCCTCCGGCAACGGGGACGGAACGATCGATGCGGGCGAGACGGTGGAGCTGGACCTTCTCCTGGCGAACGATGGGGGAGCGAACGCGTCGGCCGTTTCGGTGGCGGCCTCCGTGGAGGCGGGGTCTTCCGCCACCTTCGATCTGTTCGTCAACGGTATCCGGAATCCGGCGGCGGTGTTCATCGGTCCGGACCGTGTGAATCCCCCCGCGGTTCCTTTCACCATCGACTTCGCCGCCCCCTTTGCGCCCACGGAAGGCAAGCCGAGTTTTGTCTTCACCGCGCACGCGACGGCGGGCGATGTCGGGGTATTCCTCTGGCAGGATGACAGCGGATGGCACCTGGAGTGGGGAACGGGGATGAGTTCGATGACCGTTGCGGGAATGATGCAGACGGACGGGCGTTTTCGGTCCGTCGCCCCCACGAAGCTGGAAGACGGCGCGGATGGAATCACGCTCAACCCGACTTCGACGCAGGTGAACTTCGCCGGAACGGTCGACTCGGATGACCTGGCCGATGCGTTCGACTTCAGCATGGCCGACAGCACCATGCTGTCTGTCGTATCCGCAAGCGCTTCCGTGGGGACGGTTGCGGCCGGGGGGACGGGTTCGGGAACCGTGTCCGTGGGCGTGTCCGGTGCCGCGCGCGCGGGGCAGGTGGCCTATGTGGATCTGGAGATCTCCTCCGCGTCCGGAGGCCCGTGGAGCGCGTCGATTCCTGTGGTCTTCGCGGGGCCGGCTTTGTCGGCCTTCGTGATTGCCGTGGACGACTCGTCCGGTGCGCCGGTCTCCGGGGACGGGGACGGCATCGTGGAAGTGGGCGAAACCGTGCGCCTCACCACCCGCGTTGCCAATCGCGGGAACGGGGCGGCCGATGGCGTCACGGGTGTCGTGAGTGCGGCCACCGGGATCGCCTTCGTGGATTCCACGGACTCCTTCGGAGCGATCGCCGCGGGCGAGGAAGCCTCCGGCGTGGGCGGGTTCCTCTTCACCGTGACCGATCCCTCCGGCGTGTCGGTGGACCTTTCCATCACCGACTCCGTGGGACGCGCATGGGACAAGACCGTGGAGTTCGTGGCACCGTCCGCACCGACGGACCTTTCGTTTACTTCGACCGAGAGCGTCATCACGCTGACATGGGAGGCTTCTGCGGACGCGGACCTGGCCGGGTACAACCTGTACCGCAGCCCGACCAGCGGCTCCGGGTTTGATCGCGTTCACTTTGATCTTCTTCGTACCGGGACGCGATTTGTGGATGCGGGGCTGTCTCTGTCGTCGGCGTTCTACTACCGCGTGGCCGCGGTGGATTCGTCCGGAAACGAAAGCGCCGCCTCCGACGAACTCTTCACATGGACCACGCAGCGGCAGCTGCCCGGGTGGCCACAGAACGCCGGAAGCAATGTCTTCGCGTCGATTCTCTCTGGAGATTCCGACGGCGACGGCGATGGCGAAGTCTTCGTCGGATCGCAGAATTTCAGTCTTCACGCATGGAACTCGGACGGGACCGTGATCTCCGGCTTCCCGGTGTCCACCAGCAATCAGATCTGGGGCACGCCCGCCATGGCGGACCTCGACGGGGACAACGATCAGGAGATCCTCTGGGGGTCGATGGATACCCGGGTCTACCTGGTGCACCACGACGGCTCGCCGGTGTTCGGCTCGTCGGCGCTCTTTGTGGATCTGCCGCTCGCGGGCGAGATGGTCCGGTCCACGCCGTGCTTCGCGGATGTGGATCTGGACAGCGAACTGGAGTTCATCGTCGGGACAGGCATCGGGACGCTGTACGGTTTCAATCATGACGGAACGACGATGGGCGACAGCACCGGGTTGATCTACACGGCGTCTCCCGGGAACTCCTCCGCGCGAATCTGGGGACCGATGCCCGTGGTCGATCTGGAGGACGACGGGTCGATGGAGATCGTGTTCGCAAGCTGGAACAACAAGGTCTACGCCATCGACTCCGACGGAAATCTGAAGCCGGGCTTCCCCCGAAGCGGCACCTCCGACTTCCGGAGCGGAGCGGTGGTGGCGGATCTGGATGTGGACGGCACGATGGAGATTCTCGCCGGGTCCATCGACCGCAACCTCTATGTGTTTGATCACGACGGGGGCGACTACCTCCCGGGCGGGTCGTTCCATCTCTTCCCGGGAGATCTGCGAAGCGTTCCCGCGATCGGCCAGCTGGACGCGGACCCGGAACTGGAGATCGTGGTGTCGTGCATGGACGGACATCTCTACGCCTACAACCATGACGGAACCGGTCTCCTCAATCCGAACGGGCTCTTTGCTTCCATTGACTCGGCGAGCGCCATTTCCGCCAGCCCGATCCTCGTGGATGTGGACGGGGATCTGGACTTTGAGGTTTTCGTGGGCCATCGAAACGGCAGCTTCTACGGTTTCCATCACGACGGGACGGGCCTGGTGGGAATGCCGGTTCCCACGGCGTCGAGCATCTACGCCACGGCATCCGCGAGCGATCTCGATGGAGACGGAGACATCGAGGTGGTCTTCGCGTCCTATGACCAGACGGTGAATGTGCTGGACTTCGACGGGCCGTCTGTCCCCGAAGCCTATGAGTGGGCGACCTATGCGGGGAACTCGCGCCGGACCGGCGTGTACGGCGACTCCGATCTGTCCGAGACGGGCGTGGGGGTCGGGATGTCCGCCTCCCCGGCCTTCGCCCTCTCGGCTGCGGTTCCCAACCCGTTCCACCGCGCCACGACCATCCGGTTCGCGCTTCCCGAGAACGGTCCGGCGACGCTCCGGGTGTTCAATGTGTCCGGGCAACTGGTCAAGACGCTGGTGACCGCTCCCATGGAGCGCGGAGACCATTCGGTCCGGTGGGACGGCCGCGATGCCACCGGGCTTCGCCTTTCCTCCGGCGTGTACTTCTACCGACTGGACTCCGCAGGGTTGACGAAGACCCGCAAGACGCTGCTTCTCCGATAA
- the pyk gene encoding pyruvate kinase: MRRTRIVATLGPSSESPEVVAALLAAGVDVFRLNYSHGTHADHGRVLEVVRRAAVDAGRDVAVLQDLGGPKIRTGEVSGGGTIRWETGARITLAEGAVPLSPGVLSTNLAHLGGQLQVGHRVLLSDGRVALRVTAANGPPEMEVVLGGETRSRAGVNLPDTELGVPSFTDKDRGDLGHGLAGGVELVALSFVRAASDLDAPREVAEEAGKDLFLVAKIEKPEAVDRLDGILDAADAVMVARGDLGVEMPPEEVPFLQKRIIAAANARRMPVITATQMLESMMDRPVPTRAEASDVANAILDGTDAVMLSGETAVGAFPVEAVRVMDRIARRADLFVRAPVDARNPSGDDPMLPVALAAGRIAEEVDACALVVFTESGRTARFVSSHRPSVPVIALTPKRSSALGLALSWGVRAVEMPFVDSMEEMLTDGEQLLIDSGFVRQGDRVVVVSGSRSGRPGGTHLLKVMTVGEMDDSGTDRS; the protein is encoded by the coding sequence GTGCGCCGAACCCGCATTGTGGCCACGCTCGGCCCCTCCTCCGAGTCGCCCGAGGTGGTGGCGGCGCTCCTCGCGGCCGGAGTCGATGTCTTCCGGCTGAACTACTCCCACGGAACCCACGCGGATCACGGGCGAGTTCTGGAGGTCGTGCGCCGCGCCGCTGTGGACGCGGGGCGGGATGTTGCGGTCCTTCAGGACCTGGGCGGCCCGAAGATCCGGACGGGCGAAGTCTCCGGCGGCGGGACGATCCGTTGGGAGACGGGCGCGCGAATCACCCTTGCGGAGGGGGCGGTGCCTCTGTCTCCGGGGGTTCTCTCGACGAATCTGGCGCATCTCGGCGGTCAGTTGCAGGTGGGGCATCGCGTGCTGCTTTCCGACGGGCGTGTGGCACTGCGCGTGACTGCGGCGAACGGTCCCCCGGAAATGGAAGTCGTGCTTGGAGGCGAGACGCGCTCCCGCGCGGGGGTCAACCTTCCCGACACCGAACTGGGCGTGCCTTCCTTCACCGACAAGGATCGCGGAGACCTGGGTCACGGGTTGGCCGGGGGCGTGGAGTTGGTGGCGCTGTCATTCGTGCGGGCGGCGTCCGATCTGGATGCGCCACGCGAAGTCGCGGAGGAGGCGGGGAAGGACCTGTTCCTCGTGGCGAAGATCGAGAAGCCCGAAGCCGTCGACCGGCTGGATGGAATCCTCGACGCGGCAGATGCCGTCATGGTGGCGCGAGGGGACCTTGGTGTGGAGATGCCTCCGGAGGAAGTACCGTTTCTCCAGAAGCGGATCATTGCCGCTGCGAACGCACGGAGGATGCCGGTCATCACGGCCACCCAGATGCTGGAGTCGATGATGGACCGGCCCGTGCCGACCCGTGCCGAGGCTTCGGATGTCGCGAACGCCATTCTCGACGGTACGGACGCCGTCATGCTTTCCGGGGAAACAGCGGTCGGTGCCTTTCCGGTGGAGGCGGTGCGTGTGATGGACCGCATCGCCCGGCGGGCGGACCTCTTCGTGCGTGCGCCGGTGGATGCACGCAATCCGTCCGGCGACGATCCCATGCTGCCGGTTGCACTTGCCGCAGGGCGCATTGCGGAAGAGGTGGATGCGTGCGCTCTGGTCGTTTTCACCGAATCGGGGAGGACGGCTCGCTTTGTATCGTCGCATCGGCCGTCGGTCCCGGTAATCGCGCTGACTCCGAAGCGGTCCTCGGCATTGGGGCTTGCGCTGTCGTGGGGGGTGAGGGCGGTGGAGATGCCTTTCGTGGATTCCATGGAGGAGATGCTCACTGACGGAGAGCAGCTCCTCATCGATTCCGGGTTTGTTCGGCAGGGAGACCGCGTCGTGGTGGTTTCCGGCAGTCGTTCGGGGCGTCCGGGGGGGACGCACCTCCTCAAAGTCATGACTGTCGGGGAGATGGACGATTCCGGCACAGACCGCTCATGA
- a CDS encoding multiheme c-type cytochrome, whose translation MRAAGENVFLCAAGDFTEYKSARRASMDDTRGKAASICRVLGMLGYDAIGLGEKDLAFGTAFLEKHAAEEGLPLTSANARDATTNEPLFSPFIIAERNGVRVGFLSVTAPERHIVSQVEDVLVAEGITIADPTVSAEEYLPQLRATTDVVVLLAHTGIETATFLAEDLDVDVVVVGHFPAIEEQPRDLDGTLVVMAGGKSDHFGKLEITLDEDRSMKSWHGEAVRLLATGPEDPEIAAIAKAADEKEKAQKRDRQLQSQRKRELELARADKEKIHDRGGIFGAESCKSCHQDIYDSWMETPHAAAFATLAEADAWDRPECVGCHITGPERTRVVEDPNVAPEVWNVQCEACHGSGLEHTRDGSYVTAGEALCVECHDPDNSPDFDYATYASYGVH comes from the coding sequence ATGAGGGCGGCCGGCGAGAATGTCTTCCTGTGTGCGGCCGGGGACTTCACGGAGTACAAGAGTGCGCGACGCGCTTCCATGGACGACACGCGCGGAAAGGCCGCGAGCATCTGCCGTGTTCTGGGCATGCTGGGATATGACGCGATCGGGCTTGGCGAGAAGGACCTGGCGTTCGGGACCGCCTTCCTGGAGAAGCATGCGGCAGAAGAGGGCCTTCCCCTGACCTCGGCCAACGCACGCGATGCCACCACGAATGAACCGCTGTTCTCCCCGTTCATCATCGCGGAGAGGAACGGCGTGCGTGTGGGCTTCCTTTCGGTGACCGCTCCGGAGCGGCACATCGTCTCGCAGGTGGAGGATGTGCTGGTTGCGGAGGGCATCACGATCGCGGACCCCACGGTGTCTGCGGAGGAGTACCTGCCCCAGTTGCGGGCGACCACGGATGTCGTGGTTCTTCTGGCGCATACCGGCATTGAGACGGCCACATTCCTCGCGGAGGATCTGGATGTGGATGTCGTCGTGGTGGGGCACTTCCCGGCGATCGAGGAGCAACCCCGCGACCTGGACGGCACGCTGGTGGTGATGGCCGGAGGCAAGAGCGATCACTTCGGCAAGCTGGAGATTACCCTCGACGAAGACCGCTCCATGAAGTCCTGGCACGGTGAGGCGGTTCGTCTGCTCGCGACGGGCCCGGAGGATCCTGAGATCGCGGCCATTGCGAAGGCTGCGGACGAAAAGGAGAAGGCGCAGAAGCGGGACAGGCAACTGCAGTCTCAGCGCAAACGGGAACTGGAACTGGCCCGCGCGGACAAGGAGAAGATCCACGACCGTGGCGGTATCTTCGGGGCCGAGTCGTGCAAGTCATGTCACCAGGACATCTACGACTCGTGGATGGAAACACCGCACGCCGCCGCATTCGCGACGCTTGCCGAAGCGGATGCCTGGGATCGACCGGAATGCGTGGGATGTCACATCACCGGGCCGGAGCGGACGAGGGTTGTGGAAGATCCCAATGTGGCTCCCGAGGTGTGGAATGTGCAGTGCGAAGCGTGCCACGGAAGCGGACTGGAGCACACGCGTGACGGCTCTTATGTGACGGCCGGAGAGGCGCTCTGCGTGGAGTGCCATGACCCCGACAACAGTCCGGACTTCGACTACGCAACCTACGCATCCTACGGTGTTCATTGA
- a CDS encoding response regulator, with amino-acid sequence MTPDLWSTLVNRKRILVVDDQESMRDVLTDLLDLMGYDAHAVPGGDEALDSLGDWSVDLVISDLNMPGMDGLELMQRLHQEHPGLPVVIVTGYGTFTTERRILADGAAGYIPKPCTLTRVRDTVREALQV; translated from the coding sequence GTGACCCCGGACCTGTGGAGCACGCTCGTGAACCGCAAGAGAATACTCGTCGTGGATGATCAGGAGAGCATGAGGGATGTCCTCACCGATCTTCTGGACCTCATGGGATACGACGCGCACGCAGTGCCCGGAGGCGACGAAGCGCTCGACAGCCTGGGCGACTGGAGTGTGGATCTTGTGATCTCCGACCTCAACATGCCCGGCATGGACGGTCTGGAGCTGATGCAGCGACTCCATCAGGAACACCCCGGTCTCCCCGTGGTGATTGTTACCGGATACGGCACCTTCACCACGGAGAGGCGTATTCTTGCCGACGGCGCAGCGGGGTACATCCCCAAGCCCTGCACCCTTACGCGCGTCCGTGACACCGTCCGTGAGGCCCTCCAAGTCTAG
- a CDS encoding class I SAM-dependent methyltransferase: MSAWTTEAFDKWYLRVYPHRNEAEASALVATLNAEAPLAGKRILDAGCGAGRHLGAFSACGAVPVGLDLSPALLEEAEHTRAACAGDWKLVQGDLRSLPFPASSFDGVVSLFTTFGYLSEGEDRLALSEAARVLRPGGFHLLDFLNADRVRAALVADGERAESGIRIRERRRLIEDARRVAKRVTIHDAEDPHGAPLADYEERVTLYAPEELCEMLREAGFRIAKQWGEYDGAPFDAAASSRCIVLAFREDAL; the protein is encoded by the coding sequence ATGTCCGCCTGGACTACCGAGGCCTTCGACAAGTGGTATTTGCGCGTTTATCCGCACCGGAACGAGGCCGAAGCCTCCGCGCTGGTGGCCACACTGAATGCCGAAGCGCCCCTGGCCGGGAAGCGCATTCTCGACGCAGGGTGCGGCGCGGGAAGGCACCTTGGTGCGTTTTCGGCCTGTGGTGCGGTCCCCGTCGGGCTGGATCTTTCCCCCGCGCTTCTGGAAGAGGCCGAGCACACTCGAGCCGCCTGCGCCGGGGACTGGAAGCTCGTGCAGGGGGACCTGCGCAGCCTTCCGTTTCCGGCATCGTCCTTCGACGGTGTGGTGAGCCTCTTCACGACTTTCGGGTATCTCTCCGAAGGAGAGGATCGACTTGCGCTAAGCGAGGCGGCTCGCGTGCTTCGTCCAGGCGGGTTCCACCTGCTGGACTTCCTGAATGCGGACCGCGTGCGCGCAGCGCTGGTCGCGGATGGAGAACGAGCGGAGTCGGGGATCCGAATCCGGGAAAGGCGGCGACTGATCGAAGACGCGCGTCGTGTCGCGAAGCGCGTCACCATTCACGATGCCGAAGATCCGCATGGCGCACCTCTTGCCGACTATGAGGAGCGCGTAACGCTCTATGCACCCGAAGAACTGTGCGAGATGCTTCGGGAAGCCGGTTTTCGCATCGCGAAGCAATGGGGCGAGTACGATGGCGCCCCGTTTGATGCGGCGGCGAGTTCGCGCTGCATTGTGCTGGCGTTCAGGGAGGATGCGCTGTGA